The genomic stretch CATACTCCCTGATCGTCCTGTCGGACGAGAACCATCCCATGCGGGCAGTATTCCTGATTGTCTTAACGTTCCAGGCGGTGCGATCGTTCCAGATCGCATCGACTTCGCGCTGGGCGGCGGCATAGGCATCGAAATCGGCGGCGACCATGAACCAGTCGTGGTCGTACAGTCCGCCGATGAGGTCGACATAGCGGCCCGGATCGTCATGCGAGAACACGCCCGAGGAAATGGCCGACAATGCCTGCGAAAGCTCCTTGGAACCCTCGATGATCTCGCGCGGATTGTGACCTTTCGCGCGCGCCTGTTCAACCTCTTCTGCCGTCAGTCCGAAAATGACCATGTTTTCAGCGCCGACCCAGTCGCGCATCTCGACATTGGCGCCGTCAAGCGTGCCGATGGTCAGCGCGCCGTTGATGGCGAATTTCATGTTGCCGGTGCCGGAGGCCTCCATGCCGGCCGTCGAGATCTGCTCGGAAAGGTCGGCGGCCGGGATCATCACCTCGGCGGTGGAAACATTGTAGTTCGGAATGAAGACGATCTTCAGAAGTCCGCGCACCGACGGGTCGTTGTTGATGACGCGGGCAACGTCATTGGCGAGCTTGATGATCAATTTGGCGTTGTGATAGCTCGGCGCCGCCTTGCCGGCGAAGAGCTTGACCCGCGGCACCCAGTCCATCTCCGGATGCGAGCGGATCTGGTCGTAAAGGGCAACCGCCTCGATGATATTCAGAAGCTGGCGCTTGTATTCATGGATGCGCTTGATCTGGATGTCGAACATCGCCGACGGATCGATGCGGGTGCCCATGCGCTCGCCGATGAGATTGGCAAGGCGCGCCTTGTTCTCGCGTTTGACGGCGTGGAATTTCTCCTGGAAGGCCTTGTCCTCGGCGAGGCTGTTGAGCGCCTGCAATTCCTCGGCGTCATCGAGGAAATCGTCGCCGATCGCCTCGCGGATCAGGCCGGTCAGGCCCGGATTGCACTCCTTGAGCCACCGTCGCGGGGTGATGCCGTTGGTCTTGTTGTTGATGCGGTCGGGATGAAGGCGATGCAGATTGTAGAACACCGTCTCCTTCATCAGTTCCGTATGGAGCGCCGAGACGCCGTTGATCGAATGCGAGCCGAGAAAGGCGATATTGCCCATCCGCACGCGCCGTTCGCCGCCCTCGTCGATCAGCGAGATCTGGCGGATCGCGTCGTCGGTGGCGTTCGCCTCCTTGCGGGCCTTCAGCAGGATCTTGGCGTTGATCGCGTAGATCAGCTGCATATGGCGCGGGAACAGGCGTTCGAACAGCGGCACGGGCCAGGTTTCCAGCGCCTCCGGCAGAAGCGTGTGGTTGGTGTAGGCGAAAGTGCCGACGGTCAGCTCCCAGGCATCGTCGAACTCGACGCCGTAGATATCGACCAGGAGACGCATCATCTCGACGATGGCGATCGCGGGATGCGTGTCGTTGAGATGGATGGCGGCCTTTTCCGGCAGAAGCGTGATGTCGCCGAACTGCTGCATGTGCCGGTTCAAGATGTCCTGCAGCGAGGCGGAAGAGAAGAAATATTCCTGCCTCAGGCGCAGTTCCTGTCCCGCCGGATTGGCATCGGCCGGGTAGAGAACGCGAGTCAGCGTCTCGGCCTTTGTGCTTTCCTGCAGCGCGCCGATATGGTCTCCGGCATTGAACTTGTCGAGCAGGATCGGGTCGATCGGCTCGGCCGACCACAGCCTCAGCGTGTTGACGCGCTTGGCGCGCCAGCCGACCACCGGCGTGTCATAGGCCTCGGCGATCATGCGCTCGGCCGGCTTCCACACATAGCGCGGCTCCTTGCCGGCCTCCTCGATGATGTCGACCTTGCCGCCGAAATTGATCTCATGCGTGCTTTCGCGGCGATGGAACTCCCAGGGATTGCCGTGGGAAAGCCAGTTCTCCGGCAGTTCCACCTGCCAGCCGTCGGCGATTTCCTGCCGGAACAGCCCGTTCACATAGCGGATGCCGTAGCCATAGGCGGGCACGTCGACCGTGGCCATGGAATCCATGAAACAGGCGGCAAGCCGGCCGAGACCGCCATTGCCGAGCGCCGCATCCGGTTCCAGTCCAGCAAGCGCGGCGAGGCTGACGTCGAACTTCGCCAGCGCCTGGTTGATCGCCTCGATCATCTCGAGGTTCGAAATGGCGTCGCGCAGAAGCCGGCCGATCAGGAACTCGAGCGAGAGATAATAGACGCGCTTGGAGCCGGCCTCGTAGGTTTTGCGGGTCGATTCCATCCATTTGTCGGTGATCCGGTCGCGCACCGCCAGGATGACGGCGCGCAGCCAGTCATGCGGCTGGGCGACGATCGTGTCCTTCCCAACCTGGTAGGTAAGCTTTTCCAGAATGTCGGCAGCCAGTCCGTCAACATCGTGGGGGCGGGGCGTCGGCAGGGGCAGGTCGGGATTGGTCAGTTTGCTCATTGGCTTTTTCCGTCAAACTCTTTTCAGTCAAAAATGGCTGGAATTTTCGAAATACGCGGCGCCGTAAAACAGTCTCCCCGCTGAGGAGGACCGGTATGCTGTTATCCTTGCGTCCAATTTATGCACTGATATGACGCGCTTGCAACAAACCGATGAGTTCGCATCGGAAATTCTCGTCATACCGTCAAATGCCGCTGTTCTAACCGCGGTTGTGCGGCAGCAAGATGGCAATCCGTCGCGCCCTCCTAAGAGGAAAGCGCCGCGGAGCGTATGCCGCGAGCGCGGGGGCGACTGATATTGCGCTGCAACAGCGCGATGCGTCAGGAGGCGGCCTGGGGCTGCTGGACGGGGATCACGTCCACGGCCTGGGTCGCCTGGTGTTCGCCATAGGTCTTCATCATCCCGAGCACCGGCGCCACGTCGCCATAGTCGCGGCCATAGCCGACGACGATATGGTCGGCGCCGGCTTCCATGTTGTTGGTCGGGTCGAACTCGACCCATCCAGTGGCATTGCCGCACCAGACCCGCACCCAGGCATGCATGGCGTCCGCGCCCTCAAGGCGCGGC from Martelella sp. AD-3 encodes the following:
- a CDS encoding glycogen/starch/alpha-glucan phosphorylase gives rise to the protein MSKLTNPDLPLPTPRPHDVDGLAADILEKLTYQVGKDTIVAQPHDWLRAVILAVRDRITDKWMESTRKTYEAGSKRVYYLSLEFLIGRLLRDAISNLEMIEAINQALAKFDVSLAALAGLEPDAALGNGGLGRLAACFMDSMATVDVPAYGYGIRYVNGLFRQEIADGWQVELPENWLSHGNPWEFHRRESTHEINFGGKVDIIEEAGKEPRYVWKPAERMIAEAYDTPVVGWRAKRVNTLRLWSAEPIDPILLDKFNAGDHIGALQESTKAETLTRVLYPADANPAGQELRLRQEYFFSSASLQDILNRHMQQFGDITLLPEKAAIHLNDTHPAIAIVEMMRLLVDIYGVEFDDAWELTVGTFAYTNHTLLPEALETWPVPLFERLFPRHMQLIYAINAKILLKARKEANATDDAIRQISLIDEGGERRVRMGNIAFLGSHSINGVSALHTELMKETVFYNLHRLHPDRINNKTNGITPRRWLKECNPGLTGLIREAIGDDFLDDAEELQALNSLAEDKAFQEKFHAVKRENKARLANLIGERMGTRIDPSAMFDIQIKRIHEYKRQLLNIIEAVALYDQIRSHPEMDWVPRVKLFAGKAAPSYHNAKLIIKLANDVARVINNDPSVRGLLKIVFIPNYNVSTAEVMIPAADLSEQISTAGMEASGTGNMKFAINGALTIGTLDGANVEMRDWVGAENMVIFGLTAEEVEQARAKGHNPREIIEGSKELSQALSAISSGVFSHDDPGRYVDLIGGLYDHDWFMVAADFDAYAAAQREVDAIWNDRTAWNVKTIRNTARMGWFSSDRTIREYAHDIWSAL